The proteins below are encoded in one region of Oncorhynchus nerka isolate Pitt River linkage group LG15, Oner_Uvic_2.0, whole genome shotgun sequence:
- the LOC115143595 gene encoding transmembrane reductase CYB561D2: protein MAELPGSEPRIYSFGKVACGILTHVLCVVFTVLITVLAKPGTSLFSWHPFLMTLAFSLFMTEAVLLFSPHCSPIRKLSHKTKGRVHWILQCLCASCATLGLASIFYNKHLNGKPHFASWHGLVGLGTLCVVGVQSLAALPLLYHSLAKGWSLAKLKRYHAASGLVTYLLGSVSLLLGICSVWFTGAVGGYTWYLVALCPALSTLVIMSQVSNTYMAKKRLVS, encoded by the exons ATGGCGGAACTCCCCGGATCAGAACCCCGAATTTACAGTTTTGGGAAAGTCGCATGTGGGATACTGACTCACGTGCTTTGTGTTGTCTTCACTGTGCTTATCACGGTATTGGCCAAGCCTGGAACAA GTTTGTTCTCTTGGCACCCTTTCCTGATGACACTGGCG TTCTCCCTCTTCATGACAGAGGCTgtgctcctcttctctccacatTGCTCTCCCATTCGGAAGCTTTCCCACAAGACCAAGGGGCGTGTCCACTGGATCCTGCAGTGCCTctgtgccagctgtgccaccctGGGCCTGGCATCCATCTTCTACAACAAGCACCTGAATGGCAAGCCCCACTTCGCCTCGTGGCACGGCCTGGTGGGCCTGGGGACATTGTGTGTTGTTGGGGTGCAGTCTCTGGCCGCTCTGCCCCTCCTCTACCACTCCCTGGCTAAGGGGTGGTCCCTGGCTAAGCTAAAGCGCTACCACGCAGCGTCTGGCCTAGTCACATACCTGCTGGGAAGTGTCAGTCTGCTCCTGGGCATATGCTCAGTGTGGTTTACAGGCGCTGTGGGAGGATACACCTGGTACCTGGTAGCACTGTGCCCTGCCCTCAGCACCCTGGTCATCATGAGCCAGGTGTCCAATACCTACATGGCTAAGAAACGGCTGGTGTCCTAA
- the rassf1 gene encoding ras association domain-containing protein 1 isoform X1, with amino-acid sequence MLTMGSEPPQAVARLFAWVNGMSKCELIELKDLSLNDRIELAPDPPASLPPAAPLTPRQMRAPERPSHVVRLVGDSVSVEGPSWFTGQVGKGHDFQPCSYTQISWCDLCGEFIWGLYKQSLSCANCSYTCHFQCRPFIQLDCSTDSRLLTTDQTDVSEDTVETDTNVDVIEPIDWGKQVLSVGDIQQKVKEYNAQINSNLYMVLNRDGSYTGFIRVLFKLTRPVSLPPPRKASSPQEEGQQEGGLKHRTSFYLPKDTAKHLHISSQTRAREVIEALLNKFTVVDNPAKFALFERSERENQIYLRKLSDDERPLHLRLCAGPNEKVLSLVLKENETGEVNWDAFSFPELRNFLRILQREEEEHVRQIVKRYALARDRMKEAMASITTPG; translated from the exons ATGCTAACCATGGGAAGTGAGCCGCCACAAGCCGTCGCCAGGCTGTTTGCCTGGGTAAATGGCATGTCCAAGTGTGAGCTGATTGAGCTGAAAGACCTCAGCCTGAATGATCGCATAGAGCTGGCACCAGACCCACCAGCCTCTCTGCCCCCAGCAGCGCCCCTGACCCCCAGGCAGATGAGAGCTCCGGAGAGGCCCAGCCACGTGGTCCGGCTGGTGGGGGACAGTGTGAGTGTTGAGGGGCCCTCGTGGTTCACAGGTCAGGTTGGAAAGGGACATGACTTCCAGCCCTGCAGTTATACCCAGATCAGCTGGTGCGATTTGTGTGGTGAATTCATCTGGGGCCTTTACAAACAGAGCCTGAGCTGTGCTA ACTGCAGTTACACCTGTCACTTCCAGTGTCGACCGTTTATCCAGTTGGATTGCAGCACCGATAGTAGACTCCTCACTACCGACCAAACAGATGTTTCTGAAGACACCGTAGAGACAGACACTAACGTGGATGTG ATTGAACCTATTGACTGGGGGAAACAAGTGCTGTCTGTCGGTGACATCCAGCAGAAGGTGAAGGAATATAATGCGCAGATCAACAGCAATCTCTACATGGTGCTG AACCGAGACGGATCCTACACTGGCTTCATCAGGGTCCTTTTTAAGCTGACTCGGCCCGTGTCACTCCCACCCCCTCGGAAGGCGTCTTCACCACAGGAAGAGGGACAACAGGAGGGGGGGCTTAAGCACCGGACATCTTTCTACCTCCCCAAAGACACGGCCAAACACCTGCACATAAGCTCCCAGACGCGGGCACGTGAGGTCATAGAGGCCCTGCTCAACAAGTTCACCGTGGTGGACAACCCTGCCAAGTTTGCTCTGTTTGAGCGCAGCGAACGTGAAAACCAGA TATACCTTCGTAAGCTGTCTGATGACGAGAGGCCGCTCCACCTGCGTCTGTGTGCCGGACCCAATGAGAAAGTCCTCAGTCTGGTGTTGAAAGAGAATGAGACGGGGGAGGTCAAT TGGGATGCATTCAGCTTTCCTGAGCTGCGTAATTTCCTGCGGATCCTTCAGCGTGAGGAAGAGGAGCACGTCCGGCAGATAGTCAAGCGCTACGCTCTGGCCAGGGATAGGATGAAGGAGGCCATGGCCAGCATCACCACCCCCGGCTGA
- the rassf1 gene encoding ras association domain-containing protein 1 isoform X2, with amino-acid sequence MALKEAMGKTLSFEMTWGSTTSSGYCSQDDSDSELEQFFTARTSFFIKVKRKKIEPIDWGKQVLSVGDIQQKVKEYNAQINSNLYMVLNRDGSYTGFIRVLFKLTRPVSLPPPRKASSPQEEGQQEGGLKHRTSFYLPKDTAKHLHISSQTRAREVIEALLNKFTVVDNPAKFALFERSERENQIYLRKLSDDERPLHLRLCAGPNEKVLSLVLKENETGEVNWDAFSFPELRNFLRILQREEEEHVRQIVKRYALARDRMKEAMASITTPG; translated from the exons ATGGCGTTAAAAGAGGCAATGGGAAAGACCCTATCATTTGAGATGACTTGGGGCAGCACGACCAGCAGCGGATACTGTAGCCAGGATGACTCGGACtcggagctggagcagtttttcacAGCGCGCACATCCTTCTTTATCAAAGTCAAACGGAAAAAA ATTGAACCTATTGACTGGGGGAAACAAGTGCTGTCTGTCGGTGACATCCAGCAGAAGGTGAAGGAATATAATGCGCAGATCAACAGCAATCTCTACATGGTGCTG AACCGAGACGGATCCTACACTGGCTTCATCAGGGTCCTTTTTAAGCTGACTCGGCCCGTGTCACTCCCACCCCCTCGGAAGGCGTCTTCACCACAGGAAGAGGGACAACAGGAGGGGGGGCTTAAGCACCGGACATCTTTCTACCTCCCCAAAGACACGGCCAAACACCTGCACATAAGCTCCCAGACGCGGGCACGTGAGGTCATAGAGGCCCTGCTCAACAAGTTCACCGTGGTGGACAACCCTGCCAAGTTTGCTCTGTTTGAGCGCAGCGAACGTGAAAACCAGA TATACCTTCGTAAGCTGTCTGATGACGAGAGGCCGCTCCACCTGCGTCTGTGTGCCGGACCCAATGAGAAAGTCCTCAGTCTGGTGTTGAAAGAGAATGAGACGGGGGAGGTCAAT TGGGATGCATTCAGCTTTCCTGAGCTGCGTAATTTCCTGCGGATCCTTCAGCGTGAGGAAGAGGAGCACGTCCGGCAGATAGTCAAGCGCTACGCTCTGGCCAGGGATAGGATGAAGGAGGCCATGGCCAGCATCACCACCCCCGGCTGA
- the tusc2b gene encoding tumor suppressor 2, mitochondrial calcium regulator b has protein sequence MGGSGSKTKGYWPFAGSGSGDGDPTKEGVDEQSLARLRSFRNGTPFVFTRWSSLYFDEDGDLAHEFYEETVVMKNGRKRAKLKKIQKNLIPQGTVKLDHPCIHVDFPVVLCEV, from the exons ATGGGCGGGAGTGGCTCCAAAACCAAAGGTTATTGGCCTTTTGCAGGTTCAGGCAGTGGTGATGGTGATCCAACCAAAGAGGGAGTCGACGAACAGTCGCTGGCAAGACTCCGAAGTTTCCGAAATGGGACGCCCTTCGTGTTTACCAGATGGAG CTCCCTGTACTTTGACGAGGATGGAGACCTGGCCCACGAGTTCTACGAGGAGACAGTTGTGATGAAGAACGGCCGTAAGAGGGCCAAACTGAAGAAGATCCAGAAAAACCTCATACCTCAG GGAACCGTAAAGCTGGATCACCCCTGCATCCATGTGGATTTCCCGGTCGTTCTCTGTGAGGTTTGA